The genomic DNA GAGCATGGGCAGGGCTGTTCCGCGCCGCCGATGACGCGGGCCTGCGAATCGGCGAGGCGATGGCCGCACAACTGCGTACCGCTGTCGGATACCTCGATGCGGACATGCCGACGCACGTCCGGACCGCCATGCAGTCGGCAGTCGGAACATTCTTCCGTGTCGCGGGATGGGCGTACTATGATCGCGGACAGCACGGTCCGGCGCGAGCGTATTTCCAAGCAGGTTGGCGATTGGCCGACGACGTCGGCGAATGGTGGTTGCGCGCTGCGATTCTGACTTGTATGGCGCGGCAAGCCATATATCTCGACAAGGCCGATGATGCTCTGACCATGCTGGGCGTCGCCTCGGTGCGCTCCGATCGCATTTCCCTGCTGCGTCGAGCCGATATCGCTGCTGTACAGGCACGTGCCTTCGGCCGGTTGGGCAACGATGTGGAGTGCGTCAGGTCCATTCGACAAGCAGAGCAACTCTTTTCAGAGGCAGCAGACCAAGACCACGCCGACACCGAGCACGAAGGGTTCGGCACTTACTACAACGAACAGTTGCTGAACAGCGACGCCGCACATGGATTGTTCGATCTGGCATACGAGCGAAACATCGAGGTAGACAGCAGTATCGACCGTCTGCGTGGCGCACTGCAGCTGTCAGACGAGCACGCCAGATCGCGGCAAATCGGCCTCACGCGGTTGGCGGCGCTACAGCTCCGCCACGGCGACCTCGACGAAGGGGTGGCCCTCGGCCAAAAGGCCGTCGAAGATGCCTCAGGCACAACGTCGATGCGCGTGCTGGACGAGTTCAAGAGGGTGTATCAGGCAACTGGCGAAAGCCGGATCAAAAACGCAACGGGCGTGCTCGAGCTGCGACGTAACATAGCTGACCTCTTCGAGACCGTGTAGTTGAGATAATCAAACACAGCAAGGAGTCGACAGTGATCATCGCCTTCTCGATTACGCCGGTAGGTTCCGGAGAAAGTGTTGGTGCGGCGGTCGCCGAAGCTGTGCGCGTCATCCGCGCCAGCGGTCTGCCCAACGAAACCAATGCGTTGTTCACGACCATTGAAGGCGAATGGGATGAAGTCATGGCGGTGGTCAAACAAGCCATCGACGCTGTCATGGAAGTTTCGCCGCGATGCAGCATCGTACTCAAGGGCGACGTGCGCCCTGGTTCGTCGAACGCGATTACCTCGAAAGTCGAGTCGGTGGAGCGACATCTGAAGGAATCCATGTAGGAACACGCGCTGCACCCTGGGTACTGCTTGCCAGCAGCTCCAGGGGCGCTGCGCGCGATCGAGTTGCACCGATATACGGTGTCGGTGTCCCGATAGTCAACTGCGAGTCCGCCAGGGATGCCGGGTACAGCGACTTGTCTCGTGCCCAATGATCCGATGCTCGCAGACCGGCCAGCACCGTTGGCGCGTCGGCGGCCCACTGCGCGATCGCGGCCAAGGACCTGGCTCCGGTGACGGTCGCGGCCAGCGCCACCGCGAGCACACCCGCCAGTCGGTGCCGGCGGCCGCGTCGTTTCCCGAGGCTCGGGCGCCATCGCCAGCACCTCCAGCAACCCGGCAGGCATCAACGCTTCAGGGGTGTCCACAGTTGCCACCGCGCTGATCGATGTGGTCGATTCGACACACACCGCAGGCACGGGTGATGATGAGAATGCAGGCACGGCATTGGCTTTCATGGACGGTCCGAAGTGGTATCTCGATCATCGCCACACCCGAGCAGTGCCTACCCCATCGACACACCGAAAACCCAGATCAGCCCACTACTTCAAAACTTTGCCACCGCCCTAGGACTTACGCAACCAGTTCGCCAGGAAGCTTTCCGAGATCCCGAAATACTTCGCGATCTGCATCAGCGGCGCCAGCCCCTTGCGAGTGACGTCAACGACGTCGCGACGGAATTCTCTCGGGTAGACAACCAAAAAACTACGTCCTGAAGTAGTACCATGAATCATCGAGGCGGACATATTTATGATCGATATCACTGACGAGGGCTTCGCCATTAGGCAGATACATGAACCCGCTACGAACTCCCGGGTAATACCGCGAAAAATAGAATTCACATTCTCCGGCAGGCCCACTTTCGATATGGTGAAACTGGTACATGCCAATAGCTTCACTCGCATACGAACCGCCTGATCGCCCGCTTTGCAGTTTGTCACATGCCGCGGCTGCCTGATCCATTTCGCTTCGCGTCACCAACCAGCCGATCCGACCAGGAACGGAGAATCCGGCCAGCGCCACCGTGACTGCAACGAACGCAGGGACTAGAAGTCCCAAGCGCCACCAACCCGCATACCTTATACAGGCGACGACAATCAACACGAACCACACTGTCACCGGTATGGCGACCAAAAGTCCGACGGTCAGCCATAATTCATCGTCTTCGAATGCTGTGACATCCGCCCACATTTTCATAGCGCAGCATAGTCCCGTCGCAATAGCTGCCATCACCATCGTCACGTTCCAGACCACCGGTGCCGGTGCCCTGTGACGCTTACGCCATTCCCTCTTCGACATCCCGGTACTCCGTGTTCCCATTCGCACGATTCTCATTCACCAACGTATAACGCAGCGGGACCTGGTCACCGGTGTATTTGTCGGTCAGAGATACGCCCATATCGGTGACAAACCGACTCCAATCGTCAGGAGGCATTGTCTGACAACCAGCACTGGCGACATCCCCTTCTCGTCCACAGTGCCAGAACATCGATTCTCCCCCCTCACCAAAGGCATTGTCATTGAATAATCCATCATGATTCGTATCGTACTCCGCCGCTACGCGAGCATCCTCCGGCATTGTGAATACGTTTCCATCACCCACTGTGTCATGCTTATTCTTGAACCAGTTATGTCCGTACTCGTAAGTGCCTGCCGGGAGGCGCCCTAGCTCCTTTGTTCCGTCGCCATTTACATCTCGAGTCTCATTTGGATTATCGATGTACCGCGCCGTGGGGTCCGTATTTGCCTTGTACTCGCTCACATGCTTGATGCCATGGTCATCAACCCAAATCAGAACCGCCTTGTCATCGTAAATTCCCTGCCCATTGTTCGCAAAAGTGTTGGTCTCACGGCGAATCGCGACCATATTCTTCTGGTCGATCCCAGTATCGACGATTCCTCCGTTTCTTTCAATTAGGGACTTATAATAGTCGTACTTGGCGTCGATTTTCTGCTGACTGGGCGAAGTTTGCCCTGGAGCTAATATATCGGGGTCGGATATTTCATGTAGCTGGCCAACCAAACCATTGGCGTTGTTCCCCAATGTCGATTGCGGGGCGACCGCGTCGCCTTCACCTAGACTGTTGCCTCGGGTCCGGACCTCGTTTGCTGCGACGGTGATCGCGGTATTGATGTCGGTTTGCGCTCCGAGCATCTCATTAAGCGCGGTGGTGACAGCTGTCTGATGGTGCGTGCGATCGGTCTCGCGATCCTCCGTGAAGTCGTTGAGTGCCTTCACGGCCCAACTGTCGGAGACAATGAACCCGTCTTCGGCGGCAAGAGCGACCTTGTCGAAGAGGATCCGCCGGTAGTTGGTGAGGGTGGTGCCACCGCAGATCATGGCATCAGCGAGGGTGTCGACTGCCTGCTTGACCTTGTTGCCGTTGTCGCGGTCGCCAGCGACTCGGTCGTAGGCTGACCAGTACGCGTCGCCGTCCCAGTGTATGCCTGCATCGCGGATCTGTGTGACGGCGCTATCGATGAGAGTGAGGAAGTCGGTGTTGCGGGCCTTCATTTCATCGCCGGCCTCAGAGATCTTCCATGGCTCCCATGCACGGACCTGGGTTTGAGTCGGAGGTTCGGTCACAGGTTCTCGCCCATCTGCGCGAGCTTGTCACGGAAGTCCGTGTCGGTGACCTCGAAAGTGTCGGCACTGCCTTTGCACAGGTTGGAGACACGCTTGTGACGCATCGCCATCCGCAACCACGCACCCTCCACATACTCGCTCGCCGTGGCGCAAGCCGCACCGAGTGAAGACCCAGGCAGTACCCCGGCGACTGCGTCCCCCTTGGTGTGGACGTCTAGCGCGGCGACTTTGCCACTGATGTCATCCATCGACGTCGCCAGCGCGCGCAGTTGACCCGGATCGACCTTCATACCTGTGTCCCCCTTCGAACTCTATGCTTCCAGCTCACCACATTAGCTAGCTAGAGTCGACGGGTGATCAGGTCAGTGGTGTTCGACGTCGGTGAGACCCTGCTCGATGACACCCGCGAGTTCGGAGCCTGGGCCGACTGGATCGGAATCCCGCGTCACACCTTCTCGGCGGTCCTCGGCGCGGTCACAGTGCAGGGCCGGAACAACGCCGAGACCTTCCAGTACTTCCGCCCCGGCTTCGACCTGGATCGGGAACGAGAGCGCCGGGAGGCCGCTGGGCGCGGTGAGCAGATCGACGAACAAGACCTCTACCCCGATGTGCGACCAGGCTTGGCCACTCTCCGAGAGCGCGGACTATGGGTTGGCAGCGCGGGGAACCAGACCGCCCGAGCCGCAACACTACTCAGAGCACTCGAACTACCCTGTGACGCCATCGCGACTTCCGGCGAATGGGGCGTGGCGAAACC from Nocardia higoensis includes the following:
- a CDS encoding helix-turn-helix domain-containing protein, whose protein sequence is MIVVTKWTGLEVRALRREALRISQRELAEMTGFSEAAVGKWERRGETITLTGEFAAGMDTALSRLDGEQLARFQAQLTDLAQRDASAHGSKNRPIIGTEGTGQLPVPDAATEEAEDEVNRNEFLRGLVAVSAAAVADGLEVVGSTPIEPPVPRRVGMDHVAQIRAWAGLFRAADDAGLRIGEAMAAQLRTAVGYLDADMPTHVRTAMQSAVGTFFRVAGWAYYDRGQHGPARAYFQAGWRLADDVGEWWLRAAILTCMARQAIYLDKADDALTMLGVASVRSDRISLLRRADIAAVQARAFGRLGNDVECVRSIRQAEQLFSEAADQDHADTEHEGFGTYYNEQLLNSDAAHGLFDLAYERNIEVDSSIDRLRGALQLSDEHARSRQIGLTRLAALQLRHGDLDEGVALGQKAVEDASGTTSMRVLDEFKRVYQATGESRIKNATGVLELRRNIADLFETV
- a CDS encoding MTH1187 family thiamine-binding protein produces the protein MIIAFSITPVGSGESVGAAVAEAVRVIRASGLPNETNALFTTIEGEWDEVMAVVKQAIDAVMEVSPRCSIVLKGDVRPGSSNAITSKVESVERHLKESM
- a CDS encoding type VII secretion target — translated: MKVDPGQLRALATSMDDISGKVAALDVHTKGDAVAGVLPGSSLGAACATASEYVEGAWLRMAMRHKRVSNLCKGSADTFEVTDTDFRDKLAQMGENL
- a CDS encoding HAD family hydrolase; translated protein: MIRSVVFDVGETLLDDTREFGAWADWIGIPRHTFSAVLGAVTVQGRNNAETFQYFRPGFDLDRERERREAAGRGEQIDEQDLYPDVRPGLATLRERGLWVGSAGNQTARAATLLRALELPCDAIATSGEWGVAKPDSAFFDRLADFAPGARHEIVYVGDHRDNDVIAARAAGFRTALIRRGPGVICGRTRSARTELPTG